The Saprospiraceae bacterium genome includes a window with the following:
- a CDS encoding T9SS type A sorting domain-containing protein, translating to MQNKNDTLTLTEWQTLTEIAAQCPLLGGESVYAARGLLETKADSVYYNDHDICDTIEIRSSHSYDRVGIHPNPSSGIFTVHAPDPIQTISVYDMHGRRWIQQSGSFGNTYQLDGRALQPGLYIIKVECRDKENTFTSRIIKID from the coding sequence ATGCAAAACAAAAATGATACGCTCACTCTAACAGAATGGCAGACTTTGACCGAAATTGCAGCACAATGTCCGCTTTTAGGTGGTGAGTCCGTATATGCTGCCAGAGGATTGCTGGAAACAAAAGCTGATTCGGTGTATTATAATGATCATGATATTTGTGACACTATTGAAATCCGGTCATCACATTCCTACGATCGTGTGGGTATCCACCCCAATCCTTCGTCCGGTATTTTTACAGTTCATGCTCCGGATCCCATACAAACGATATCTGTATATGATATGCACGGGAGAAGATGGATACAGCAATCAGGGTCATTTGGCAATACATACCAGTTAGATGGCAGGGCATTACAGCCGGGTTTGTACATTATTAAAGTAGAATGTAGAGATAAAGAGAATACCTTTACTTCCCGTATTATAAAAATTGATTGA
- a CDS encoding PD40 domain-containing protein — protein MMKNLIYILVFACTLSNLFGQNDTAKTKLDSKYESKFALAKAETRKGNHKESIKLYRDILSKYPDFTEAWLRMGNVYYNTGQHETAIENFNKAITIEPEYDPEMYFTLGLIYKDVKKYTEASESFQKYLDRQTTDSIRISKAQDYKSTSDFRAWAYQNPVPFKPEKLSDNVNTKYSEYTPGLTIDGSLLVFTRRISGQEDLYASRISNGVYGPAFPITELNTHRNEGAHCVSADGKMIIFTSCDRSDSYGGCDLYYATYENGKWSAPMNMGKRINTSAYESQPSLSADGRTLYFTSNRTGSVGGKDLWMSTKDEKNFWDKPVNLGPGINTVGNDETAFIHPDGHTLYFRSDGRPGMGDYDIYYTRWSQATNEWTEPKNIGYPINTENSEGALSVSLNGKTAYFASDMAYAHNAPNANLDIYQFELYESARPMASTYIQGQISDASTGNFLKASVTITDLESGNVIYKTLSEKDGTFVTGLAIGKNYACIVEKEGYLFYSRHFELMGIHTPGDPFVMNIRLIPIINTDTTVVPSEPVLLDNIFFESGSAVLKKESYTEIRKLYDLLVNQPNLKIKILGHTDDVGREDDNLLLSTHRAQAVHKAIADLGIDKSRLSSEGLGEKYPVATNETAEGRKKNRRTEFVIVR, from the coding sequence ATGATGAAAAATCTTATTTATATATTGGTTTTCGCTTGTACATTAAGCAATTTGTTTGGCCAGAATGATACTGCCAAAACGAAATTGGATAGTAAATATGAATCCAAATTTGCATTAGCAAAAGCTGAAACTCGAAAAGGAAATCATAAAGAAAGTATCAAATTGTACCGTGACATCTTATCAAAATATCCGGACTTTACAGAAGCATGGCTCCGAATGGGAAATGTCTATTATAATACGGGTCAACATGAAACCGCCATCGAAAATTTTAATAAAGCCATCACAATAGAACCAGAGTATGATCCTGAGATGTATTTTACGTTGGGTCTTATTTATAAAGATGTTAAAAAATATACAGAAGCATCCGAATCTTTCCAAAAATATCTTGACAGACAAACAACAGATTCTATCCGGATTTCCAAAGCACAGGATTATAAATCCACAAGTGATTTCAGGGCATGGGCTTATCAGAATCCGGTACCGTTCAAACCTGAAAAATTATCGGATAATGTCAATACCAAATATTCCGAATACACTCCGGGGCTGACCATTGACGGAAGTCTGCTCGTTTTTACCAGAAGGATTTCCGGACAGGAAGATCTTTATGCCAGCAGAATATCAAACGGTGTGTATGGGCCTGCTTTTCCGATCACAGAATTAAATACCCATCGCAATGAAGGAGCACATTGTGTTTCGGCAGATGGTAAAATGATCATTTTTACATCCTGCGACAGATCTGATAGTTATGGTGGATGTGATTTGTATTATGCCACATACGAAAACGGCAAATGGTCTGCACCAATGAATATGGGTAAAAGAATCAATACCTCTGCTTACGAATCGCAACCCAGTCTTTCAGCAGATGGTCGGACACTCTATTTTACCAGTAACCGCACAGGAAGCGTCGGTGGCAAAGATCTGTGGATGTCAACCAAGGATGAAAAAAATTTTTGGGATAAACCTGTCAATCTGGGACCCGGTATCAATACAGTCGGAAATGATGAAACTGCATTTATTCATCCGGATGGCCATACGCTTTACTTCAGATCAGATGGCAGGCCGGGGATGGGCGATTATGATATATATTATACCAGATGGTCTCAAGCTACCAATGAATGGACAGAACCAAAAAACATAGGCTACCCCATCAATACCGAAAACAGCGAAGGTGCACTCTCTGTAAGTCTGAATGGAAAAACTGCATATTTTGCATCCGATATGGCTTACGCTCATAATGCTCCGAATGCCAATCTCGATATTTATCAGTTTGAATTATATGAATCTGCCAGGCCGATGGCATCAACATACATCCAGGGACAGATTTCAGATGCATCGACCGGCAATTTTCTGAAAGCATCCGTAACGATTACCGACCTGGAATCAGGCAACGTAATTTATAAAACATTGTCCGAAAAAGACGGCACATTTGTAACCGGACTCGCCATTGGTAAAAATTATGCATGTATTGTCGAAAAGGAAGGATATCTGTTTTATTCCAGACATTTTGAATTGATGGGTATACATACACCCGGCGATCCATTTGTAATGAACATCAGATTGATTCCAATAATAAATACGGATACAACAGTTGTTCCAAGTGAACCGGTCTTATTGGATAATATTTTCTTTGAATCAGGATCAGCCGTTCTGAAAAAAGAATCTTACACAGAAATCCGCAAGTTGTATGATCTGTTGGTCAATCAACCCAATCTGAAAATTAAAATATTGGGTCACACAGATGATGTTGGCCGGGAAGATGACAATCTGTTATTATCAACACATAGAGCGCAGGCTGTTCATAAAGCTATTGCGGACCTCGGTATAGATAAGTCAAGACTAAGTTCTGAAGGTCTGGGTGAAAAATATCCAGTAGCGACTAATGAAACCGCAGAAGGCAGAAAGAAAAACCGAAGAACCGAATTTGTAATTGTCCGGTAA
- a CDS encoding DUF4230 domain-containing protein produces MVRYIIYAAVVLLLILTGWYIGSKQFLFKAQKSENATVMLEKIKTVTKLIAVEGNFTELYDYKENYNYDFFNLFSKKALLRVTAKVSVGYDFEKVNITIDSIDKKLVLNEFPTPEILSIDHDLDYYDITQGTFNKFTNEEYNLINKKAKQFIAEKANTSALFKTAEEQKKDYILMMDMALRSMGWKLVIKPQSEFLN; encoded by the coding sequence ATGGTAAGATATATAATTTATGCTGCGGTAGTTTTGTTGCTGATATTGACTGGATGGTACATCGGTTCTAAACAATTCCTTTTTAAGGCTCAGAAGTCAGAAAATGCGACTGTTATGCTTGAAAAGATAAAAACCGTCACCAAACTCATCGCTGTAGAAGGAAATTTTACCGAACTATATGACTATAAAGAAAATTATAATTATGATTTTTTCAACCTGTTTTCCAAAAAAGCACTTTTAAGGGTGACCGCAAAAGTATCGGTAGGTTATGATTTCGAAAAAGTGAATATTACCATTGACAGTATTGACAAAAAACTGGTGCTCAATGAGTTTCCGACTCCTGAAATACTCTCCATAGACCATGATCTCGATTATTACGATATTACACAGGGTACTTTCAATAAATTTACAAATGAAGAATATAATCTGATTAACAAAAAGGCGAAGCAGTTTATTGCAGAAAAAGCCAACACATCGGCACTGTTCAAAACGGCTGAAGAACAGAAAAAAGACTATATTTTGATGATGGACATGGCATTGAGAAGCATGGGTTGGAAACTTGTGATCAAGCCGCAATCAGAATTTTTAAACTGA